In Anomaloglossus baeobatrachus isolate aAnoBae1 chromosome 6, aAnoBae1.hap1, whole genome shotgun sequence, the genomic stretch catgcatttccttccccagcaaagtctactgaatttcagtttttctgtccgcacatttcgggggggagggggtgggggggtggctgcatctttgtggtgaccacaaagatgcaggatGTCAATTACTTCTGCGTTTTTGTCGGcgttttttgagcccttccagtcaatagatttgacttgaaaaacgcactgggcaaagacgcggtaaaaaaaaaaaaaacacagtacgGCCCCAAAACgtccatctttgtggtcaccacaaagatgcagcttgTATAGGTATCTTACCTCTTGTTTAGAATACCATTCATTGGCACTAACATTCTATCACATTTGAAAGCAACACATCAGAcatcaatataatatatatatatatatatatatatatatatatatatatatataaagcaaaaaaaaccaaaagcgTAGATAAGTCATTGGCATTAGTACTTTATGGTGCCGACAGTAGTAAATGGTCATGGGGGGGACATTTATTTTAACTTTGAAACGAACAGAAAACTGGAATGAAACATATAGATAAAAACATATAACCGGACCTTAGAAGCATACCTGTGGGATACAAAATTATATCCCAAAAAAATGGATATAATGTATAGTGTACTCTTTCCTGAAAGATCGTAACTTACAGAATATGTATGATGCTTATGTAGACTACATGGAGGGTATATATTACATAGTGGCACATTGTGCTCCTTACATGTGCCGGCACAGCTCAGCCTCACTAATGAGGGCAGGGGTGGCTCTGTATATGGAGGATGGGCCCTTCATGGCTGCCGCATATTACATAGTGTGCTCCTTACATGTGCCTGACACAGCTTATCCTCACTGATGAGGCTAGCGGTGGCTCTGTATATGGAGGAAAGGCTCTGCTGGATTGCTGCATATTATATATGGGACCGTATGGTCCTCACATGTGCCGGGCACAGCTCAGCCTCACTGATGAGGGCAGGGGTGGCTCTGTGTATGGAGGAAGGACCCTGTTGGGCTGCTGCATATTACATAGTGGTGCCCTGTATTCCTTACATGTGCCGGGCACAACTCAACCTCACCGAGGCCAGGGGTGGCTCTGTGTATGGATTACGGGCCCTGCATGGCTGCCGCATATTACATAGTGGCGCCTTGTGCTCCTTACATGTGCCGGGCACAGCTTATCCTCACTGATGAGGCTAGCGGTGGCTCCTTATATTGAGGAAGAGCACTGCTGGGTTGCTGCATATTACATAGTGGCGCCCTCTACTCCTTACATGTGCCGGGACCAGCTCAgcctcactgatgatggcaggggtGGCTCTGTGTATGGAGGAAGGGCCCTGCTGGGCTGCGGCATATTACATAGTGGCGCCCTCTACTCCTTACATGTGCCGGGCACAGCTTAGCCTCACTGATGAGGGCAGGGGTGGCTCTGTGTATGGAGGAAGGGCCCTGCTGGGCTGCTGCATATTACATAGTGGCGCCCTCTACTCCTTCCATGTGCCAGGCACAGCTCAGCCTCACTGATGAGGGCAGTGATGGCTCTGTGTATGGAGGAAGGGCCCTGCTGTGCTGCTGCATATTATTTAGTGGAGCCCTATACTCCTTCCATGTGCCAGGCACAGCTCAGCCTCACTGATGAGGGCAGGAATGGCTCTGTGTATGGAGGAAGGGCCCTGCTGTGCTGCTGCATATTATATAGTGGAGCCCTATACTCCTTACATGTGCCAGGCACAGCTCAGCCTCACTGATGAGGGCAGGGGTGGCTCTGTGTATGGAGGAAGGGCCCTGCTGTGCTGCTGCATATTATTTAGTGGAGCCCTATACTCCTTCCATGTGCCAGGCACAGCTCAGCCTCACTGATGAGGGCAGGAATGGCTCTGTGTATGGAGGAAGGGCCCTGCTGTGCTGCTGCATATTATATAGTGGAGCCCTATACTCCTTACATGTGCCAGGCACAGCTCAGCCTCACTGATGAGGGCAGGGATGGCTCTGTGTATGGAGGAAGGGCCCTGCTGGGCTGCTGCATATTACATAGTGGCGCCCTCTACTCCTTCCATGTGCCAGGCACAGTTCAGCCTCACTGATGAGGGCAGGAATGGCTCTGTGTATGGAGGAAGGGCCCTGCTGTGCTGCTGCATATTATATAGTGGAGCCCTATACTCCTTACATGTGCCAGGCACAGCTCAGCCTCACTGATGAGGGCAGGGGTGGCTCTGTGTATGGAGGAAGGGCCCTGCTGTGCTGCTGCATATTATATAGTGGCGCCCTATACTCCTTCCATGTGCCAGGCACAGTTCAGCCTCACTGATGAGGGCAGGAATGGCTCTGTGTATGGAGGAAGGGCCCTGCTGTGCTGCTGCATATTATATAGTGGAGCCCTATACTCCTTACATGTGCCAGGCACAGCTCAGCCTCACTGATGAGGGCAGGGGTGGCTCTGTGTATGGAGGAAGGGCCCTGCTGGGCTGCTGCATATTACAGAGTGGCGCCCTCTACTCCTTACATGTGCCAGGCACAGCTCAGCCTCACTGATGAGGGCAGGGGTGGCTCTGTGTATGGAGGAAGGGCCCTGCTGTGCTGCTGCATATTATATAGTGGCGCCCTATACTCCTTCCATGTGCCAGGCACAGTTCAGCCTCACTGATGAGGGCAGGGGTGGCTCTGTGTATGGAGGAAGGGCCCTGCTGTGCTGCTGCATATTATATAGTGGCGCCCTATACTCCTTACATGTGCCAGGCACAGTTCAGCCTCACTGATGAGGGCAGGGGTGGCTCTGTGTATGGAGGAAGGGCCCTGCTGGGCTGCTGCATATTATATAGTGGAGCCCTATACTCCTTCCATGTGCCAGGCACAGCTCAGCCTCACTGATGAGGGCAGGGGTGGCTCTGTGTATGGAGGAAGGGCCCTGCTGTGCTGCTGCATATTATATAGTGGCGCCCTATACTCCTTACATGTGCCAGGCACAGCTCAGCCTCACTGATGAGGGCAGGGATGGCTCTGTGTATGGAGGAAGGGCCCTGCTGGGCTGCTGCATATTATATAGTGGAGCCCTATACTCCTTCCATGTGCCAGGCACAGCTCAGCCTCACTGATGAGGGCAGGGGTGGCTCTGTGTATGGAGGAAGGGCCCTGCTGTGCTGCTGCATATTATATAGTGGAGCCCTATACTCCTTACATGTGCCAGGCACAGCTCAGCCTCACTGATGAGGGCAGGGGTGGCTCTGTGTATGGAGGAAGGGCCCTGCTGGGCTGCTGCATATTATATAGTGGCGCCCTATACTCCTTACATGTGCCAGGCACAGCTCAGCCTCACTGATGAGGGCAGGGATGGCTCTGTGTATGGAGGAAGGGCCCTGCTGGGCTGCTGCATATTATATAGTGGAGCCCTATACTCCTTCCATGTGCCAGGCACAGCTCAGCCTCACTGATGAGGGCAGGGGTGGCTCTGTGTATGGAGGAAGGGCCCTGCTGTGCTGCTGCATATTATATAGTGGAGCCCTATACTCCTTACATGTGCCAGGCACAGCTCAGCCTCACTGATGAGGGCAGGGGTGGCTCTGTGTATGGAGGAAGGGCCCTGCTGGGCTGCTGCATATTATATAGTGGCGCCCTATACTCCTTACATGTGCCAGGCACAGTTCAGCCTCACTGATGAGGGCAGGGGTGGCTCTGTGTATGGAGGAAGGGCCCTGCtgggctgctgctggagcttgCAAGACGTTGGGTGCATGGCTCAGGTTGGGTCATGTGCTCCTCTTACAACACAACTCCTCTTCCAGTCACTGACCTTTTTCTGACTTTCACAAACCCGAGATCGTTCAAGCAAATATCCAAATACCAGATTATTGTTTTATTCATAATCACTAAGTTATTTGGACGTGGAGATTGCAGAGTGTAACCCTGTCACTGCCAGTCACGCTCGGCTGAAAGCAAATCACTTTTTCTTCCTAAAGCTCCATATAGCTTCCATTTATCTTAAATACAACGGACTTATGGAATATTAGCAGCGAGGATGGGATTTTCATACTATTATGTATCTGCTCATGAATGTGATTATGTGGCATCACAATATAGTACAGAAATTCTGAAATGTCTGTATATTGATCTGTCATATGTCAGTAGACATATAGGgaaaggcagggagacagaaatAGATGATAGAAagaaagacagatagatagatagatagatagatagatagatagatagatagatagatagatagaatataggatggatagatagataatagatagatagaatataggatggatagatagatagataatagatagatagaatataggatggatagatagatagatagataatagatagatagaatataggatggatagatagatagatagatagatagatagatagagattgtTTCACTATTCTAGAGagtaactatgaaactatgaaacaaaaATCATGTTTATTGCTCTGTCTTTTGTAGCTGTCTTCTAATGATGATCTACTTTCAGGTATTTTAATAATTCAGTGGGGTGGGTGGTTTTATATCAGTCAATAAaccttttactatatatatatatatatatatatatatatatatatatatatatagtaaaaggtTTATTGACTGATATAAAACCACCCACCCCACTGAATTATTAAAATACCTGAAAGTAGATCATCATTAGAAGACAGCTACAAAAGACAGAGCAATAAACATGATTTTTGTTTCATAGTTACTCTCTAGAATAGTgtatcatgatatatatatatatatatatatatatatatatatatatatatatatatatatatatatatatatatcatgatacACGTGTGTTTGTGTGCTGTGTTCTGAgtgtgtatgtgctctgtgttTGTGTTTCTTATGTGCAAGTGTACACTGtaagtacatacatatatatgtacccACTCAGGCGTCTATATCTGTCAGTATACACATATAAATACATACTTACCAAAACACGCCTAAACTTATCTAATCATGCTGGAGCTGTATCCTAGATacagatctattttttttttacacgcaCACAAGTGCATATCTACAGTACCTACAAAAATGCATACATCTACATCTATGGTCTGACATACGTCTATCTACATACATAAATAATTCTATAATTTTATGTGCATGCTTTTACATTATTATAACTATACACATGTaactaaacacacacatacacacacacacacacacacacacacacacacacacacacacataatcacacttaaacacactgcacacattataaacgcacaaccacacacacaaacaatgcgcacacatacacaaacacacccacagctcccacagacactgcacaggctgcacatacaaatacacacatgcacacacagacagtaCACACTGCACATATACAGTGCACATACACATTGCATACACTACACAGTGCACATATAcagtgcacatacacacactgcacacagtgcacacacacacacacactgcgcacacacacacacacacagttcacacacatacacactgcacacatacacagtgcacacacatacacactgcacacacacacacactgcgcacacacacacacacacactgcgcacacatacacactgcacacatacacagtgcacacacatacacactgcacacacacatacacactgcacacacacatacacactgcacacacatacacacacactgcacacacatacacactgcacacatacacagtgcacacacatacacactgcacacacacacacacacacacacatacacactgcacacacacatacacactgcacacacatacacactgcatacacatacacagtgcacacacactgcacacacatacacagtgcacacatatAAACAGTGCACACACTACACAGTGAacacactgcacacaaacacatgcacacaaacacatacacactgcacacacatacacaatgcacaCACTACCAcactacacactgcacacacactgcacacacatagtgcacacacacacacacacacacactgcgcacacacattcacactgaacacacacacacactgaacacgcatacactgcacacacacactgcacacatgcacacacactgcacacacacacacactgcacacatacacacacacagcacacatacacacacacacactgcgcacacacacacacatacacacacacacacacacctcttcaCAAGCTGTGAGTGCAGTTACATCCTAGAAGCTACATCTTTAAAGCTGCGAAGAAGGCTGaggatgggggaggagagaaggctGGAATGGAGGAGGAGGGGTATGAGGGGAGTGGAATTCTCCTTGTCAATTTACTACTCGGGATCACATTCATGTGACATGGGGCTGCTCGCCCATTGGCTGCAGGCACGTGTCCAGGCTACCGGGCTCCCACGTCACTTCTGAGGCTTCTAttaaaaataagaacaaaaatCCAGAGTGAAAGTATTCCAGGTCCAGTGACTGCTTCTCCAATTATCCACACCATAGAGCCTGGCACATGAGCACTGGGGACTTCTCTGCAAAAGGGACACATCAACTTGTGCATATGTATCATCTCCTTCTGAGACATCGCACTGTCTCCTGATATCCATCCTTGCACTGTGTATTGTTTGTTCGATATGCCCAGCCTCAGCCCAGAGCAGGGTTGATGCACGCATGCTGTACAGGCATCTGTCCTTTGCTGCCACTGGTCTTCCTAAAGGATTTACTGCCTGGATGTGGAAGGAGGGAGTATGAGCCTTGGCAAGAAGATGCTTTGGTTTGCAGCACTGAACCAGTAATATCCATCTACAGGAGCCAGATAAAGAAAGCCACCCTGAGATCCTCCTCACACTGACAGTGGAGCTTTGAATGTGTAGGTGACTTGGAGGAGTAGGCAGTAGAAAGGGTTAAACCTAGAAGCAGCTTGTGGAATTACAGCATGGAAGAAAATGACCAAAATCACAGAGAAGTGGAGcaacaacaacagcagcagcagcaggagtcaGGAGATGAGTCCAACAGGGGGATCTTGCCACTGCTCCAAGCTCCAGGGAACCACCAGCCCCATCATAGGATCACAAACTTCTTTATTGATAATATTCTGCGGCCGGAGTttggaaggaggaaggaaggaggtgtccaTCAGGATGAGCTCTTCTCGGGCAGGGACAGTGTGGTGGCCCGATCCGGAGCAGAGACTGGGCAGCACAGGAGCACTGGCATCACAGAGGGAGAAGGGGCGTCCAAAGCAATTACTGGAGATAAGAAAATTGATGTGGGCACAGAAGGACCACTAAAACCCAGAGGCATCAGTGGAGACCATTCCTTGAGCTCAGACTCTGATAGTTCTCAAGCCAGCTCTACCAATAACCAGCAGCCTATGCTATGGCCAGCTTGGGTCTACTGCACCAGGTACTCAGATAGACCTTCATCAGGTAAGGACCAGGGGGACTGCCTTTACGGAATTAGTCCTCAGCATTATTTTGCTGTGATCCCATCCATAGGACACTATTAAGATATCTAACCCAGGGAAAGAGAACACTTGAGGTCATTTATCCTACAGCAAAGAATGATCAATTTCTCCCAAGAAGCCCTTCTGTTTGCAGCATAGACCATCGAAAATTGTAAATTGCCAGGATCCTCTTTTAGCTCTATGCTTTAATTATGCAGCTAATTAGCGGCAGCAACGCTTCTTATGACAATTACCCATAGAAAAGCTTTTGCATTTTAAACTCGACATTATTTGGGGCTTAATTTTTCTTACGCAATTGATTTGTCACAGAGTCTTGGCTTTGACTCTTCCTGATGTACAAGCACATAGAGCGCAGGCACCAATATATCTAACCCCAAAGAACACACATAtctctacatactgtatatacatcttTACCTGATAGAGTCATATCCTCTCACATTTACACATTGCCTTCTATTGTCCTGTCTGATAGCTGCTGCTTATTTCCTAATTATTCCAAAATGAAGATGGTACAGGCCACAATTTACCGTAATTCTATCTATTTAGGTTGTCACCCATGCACCTTatgctaaaataaattaaataaaacataAAGCTTGATCCAATAATgtttataataattttatttacatatatattatattatattgtattattatatattatatattttatatatatatatatataattatatattatatatcatatattagattatatatctcatattatatatattattatatattttatacataatatatattttatatttttatatatctacatatatatatatatatatatatatatacatatatatcttatTGCTATAGTTATTATTTGCAGCAATAGTCCTACACTTATAAAGTGTTTTATGAAAATTATTGCTACAACTCTCTTTTGTTTTCTACTCAtacgttattatttttttttaacatcgtattttattttagtttttttttcccattcatatTTTGGTTGCTTTCATTATAATATAAACACATATAAGAACTATTCAAATAAAAtctacattttttttataaagtgatgtttattattttgccTTTTAGCATTTGTATATAATTTGTATATCATTTATTTATTAGGAAAGCTACCTCTTCAAatatgattttttatttattttttttggactCCAGGTAGTGTCCCCCATCTCCTTCTCAATAATGGAATGGTCTAGTAGTAGAATTATTTATGATCTGGGATTTTCCGTATACATAATGTGCATTTGCGACTTCAAAGACAGTCGCTTTTAATCTGGGTGTCACATATAAAGCCCACGTTTATGCCAACATGAATGCAAATATTCAGCACCTAGTTGTCCTTTACATTGAGCAATAATACAGTTACATCATGCAAAATCCTACTATCaccaaaatgtaataaaataaaatacaattaGAGATCTTGGAATCCTGACTGTTATTGAATCATTAGGTAAAGTGATTGGATTGACATAACAATTTGCGCTGTTCTATGCAATATAATGGGCGCTGCAGAATATATTGCCTGTTACTATACATTGGATGAGATTTTCCCAATGAAGTGCAGCTCTGAAGCCCACGTGTCCCTGCTCTGATCTGTGGGTGAGGGAGGCTGCTGAAGTGATGGCAGCTTGTAGTAAAAACACGTGTATGGCTGTGCGTAAAAATACTGGATGGATGGAGGCGCAGCGCATGCACTTTGCAGAACACTCAGAGGAAGGGATGTGAAATGTATATACACTTATAGGAGGATGCATTGAGTCCTGTATATACATGGGTATACAGAGTGATTGTGGGCATGATGGTAAAAGAAAGGGGCAAGGGAGAGATGGAAGGAGGGAGGGGGATATGGAGATGAAAGGCGCACAAGGATGGGAAGATGGAGGAGGGAAGCAAGGAGAATAAAAATGAGTATCCAGTTAAGAGCTGTGAATGGAAGAACATAGTGATCCAATGACTTGATCTATTTAATCATTTTATTAGTGGATCCCACACATTAAGGATAGAGGGTCACAGTTGCAATATGAGGCACAGGATGGAAAGGGAGAAAGAATAAgcacaggagaagacacagagacaaGGACAGCGACATAGATTGAGAACGATGTTTCTGGCATTGATTGGCGTCCCAAGCGATCAATATCTGGCAACCACAAGTCCCAACTTGCCCTTCCACTTCTACAATTATAAATCAAACTCTGCGCTGCTTCTAATCCACACACGTCAcaggcaaaaataaaaaaactaaaaataattaTAATGTAAGCAATAAATGAAACAGAAATGTCCTGCAGATTAGAGGCGCCCCCTCACCCCACACATTCACCCACATGCATTTTATATCATGTTTCATTATTAAACAGATACGGTGGGCAACGTGAAGCAAATAATTAGCTGGTCTGAATGACTAATGTATGTGTGATGTTAATATTTCAAGTGGAGAGAGGGGATTGTGGGTATGTGGTGGGGGGAGACGTGAGGGGGAGGCCTCCATAGTACCCAGACTCTCATACAGACCAACAGCCAGAATATCAGCTCTCAGCTCTGTAAATAAGTCCCACAAATACCCCTCACCCATCAGTGACCACTGTATAGGAGCTAAATTATATAGAAATCTCAAATTAATCAGTCATTTTTACAGTTTAGATGGTTGTGAGGTCATAATATGCATTTAATTAAAATAAATACAGAATTCTACTAAAATCAGACATGATCTTACTATG encodes the following:
- the EN2 gene encoding homeobox protein engrailed-2 — encoded protein: MEENDQNHREVEQQQQQQQQESGDESNRGILPLLQAPGNHQPHHRITNFFIDNILRPEFGRRKEGGVHQDELFSGRDSVVARSGAETGQHRSTGITEGEGASKAITGDKKIDVGTEGPLKPRGISGDHSLSSDSDSSQASSTNNQQPMLWPAWVYCTRYSDRPSSGPRSRKPKKKTVTKEDKRPRTAFTAEQLQRLKAEFQTNRYLTEQRRQSLAQELNLNESQIKIWFQNKRAKIKKATGNKNALALHLMAQGLYNHSTTSKDSKSDSE